Proteins from one Dysgonomonas sp. HDW5A genomic window:
- a CDS encoding DUF4954 family protein, with the protein MEYRKLTESEILALQSQGCACDNWDNVSVHHQFNTTYICQVNFSGEIKLGVYEKEFTLPGGIKKHSGIKNVTLHNCEIGNNTFISDVNNYIANYKIGDNVFIHNLELMYVDHNSSFGNGIEVTVLNETGGREVIIHDNLSASFAYIMSFYRHRPVLIHKMQEIVKLHTQNNSSSIGTIGNNVKIINTGTIKNVRIHDYATIESTCHLENGTINSNEYDPVHIGYNVMAKDFIISSGSHVEDGTMLTRCFVGQACQLGHTYSASDSLFFSNCQGENGEACAIFAGPYTVTHHKSTLLISGMYSFMNAGSGSNQSNHMYKLGPIHQGVMERGGKTASDSYILWPAKIGAFSLVMGRHYRNSDTSKMPFSYLIEHDDETVLVPGVNLRSVGTIRDAQKFPKRDKRKDPHKLDQINFNLLSPYTVQKMFQGIEVLNELLSTCGEASVHYTYRGCRIKGSSLRSGLKYYDIAITKFLGNSIISRLSNCPCSNDEEIREYLKPDSDAGLDKWRDLAGLLAPSTEIDKLIDDIESDRLTCIKDINAVFERLHKDYYSLEWTWAWDKIQEYFNLSLETITAKDIISIVERWKEAVVKLDWMIYEDARKEFSLPTHTSFGMDGDKKDQKIDFEQVRGIFEKNSFVEAVLEHIKVKSKLGEDMIERLSKSI; encoded by the coding sequence ATGGAGTATAGAAAATTAACTGAATCTGAAATCTTAGCACTACAAAGTCAAGGGTGTGCTTGCGACAATTGGGACAATGTATCTGTTCATCACCAATTCAACACAACCTATATCTGTCAGGTAAATTTTTCGGGAGAAATAAAACTTGGGGTTTACGAAAAAGAATTCACCCTTCCGGGAGGAATCAAGAAACATTCGGGAATCAAAAATGTCACGCTTCACAATTGTGAGATAGGCAATAATACCTTTATTTCGGACGTAAACAATTACATTGCAAATTATAAGATTGGAGATAATGTATTTATCCACAACTTAGAATTAATGTATGTCGATCATAATTCGTCTTTCGGCAATGGAATAGAAGTTACGGTTCTGAACGAAACAGGAGGGCGGGAAGTTATTATTCACGACAATCTGAGTGCTTCATTTGCCTATATTATGTCATTTTACCGACATCGTCCGGTATTGATTCATAAGATGCAGGAAATCGTAAAACTACATACACAAAATAACTCTTCTTCGATTGGAACCATCGGCAACAATGTGAAGATAATAAATACAGGCACGATCAAGAATGTGCGCATACACGATTATGCTACCATCGAAAGTACCTGCCATCTCGAAAACGGAACTATCAACAGTAACGAATACGACCCTGTACATATCGGATATAATGTAATGGCAAAAGATTTCATCATCAGCTCAGGTTCGCATGTCGAAGATGGAACGATGCTTACCCGTTGTTTTGTGGGTCAGGCGTGTCAATTGGGACATACGTATTCGGCTAGTGATTCGCTTTTCTTCAGTAATTGTCAGGGTGAAAACGGTGAAGCATGTGCTATCTTCGCTGGGCCATATACCGTTACGCACCATAAGTCTACTTTGCTGATTTCGGGAATGTATTCGTTTATGAATGCCGGTTCGGGTTCGAATCAAAGTAACCATATGTATAAATTGGGTCCTATCCATCAGGGGGTAATGGAGAGAGGCGGTAAAACTGCCAGTGATTCATACATTCTTTGGCCTGCCAAAATAGGGGCTTTCTCGTTGGTTATGGGACGTCATTACAGAAATTCGGATACATCCAAAATGCCGTTCTCATACCTAATAGAGCATGACGACGAAACAGTATTGGTACCCGGAGTCAACCTGCGTAGTGTAGGTACAATACGTGATGCACAGAAATTCCCGAAACGCGACAAGAGAAAAGATCCGCATAAACTCGATCAAATCAACTTTAATCTTCTCAGTCCTTATACTGTGCAGAAGATGTTTCAGGGAATCGAAGTTCTGAATGAACTGTTAAGCACTTGTGGTGAAGCATCGGTTCATTATACGTATCGCGGATGCCGTATCAAAGGCTCTTCGTTACGCAGTGGCTTGAAGTATTATGATATCGCTATCACTAAATTTTTGGGTAACTCTATTATATCCCGTCTAAGCAACTGCCCATGTAGCAACGATGAGGAAATCAGAGAATATCTGAAACCCGATAGTGATGCTGGATTAGATAAATGGCGCGACTTAGCAGGGCTTTTAGCTCCAAGTACCGAAATAGATAAACTTATTGATGATATAGAATCCGATAGACTGACCTGTATTAAGGATATAAATGCTGTTTTTGAAAGACTTCACAAAGATTACTATTCTCTGGAGTGGACTTGGGCATGGGATAAGATTCAGGAGTACTTTAATCTTTCTTTAGAGACAATTACAGCTAAAGACATTATCTCTATCGTTGAGAGATGGAAAGAGGCAGTCGTAAAACTCGATTGGATGATTTATGAGGATGCCCGTAAAGAATTCTCTTTGCCTACTCATACCAGTTTCGGGATGGATGGCGATAAAAAAGATCAAAAGATAGACTTCGAGCAAGTAAGGGGCATTTTCGAGAAAAACTCTTTTGTTGAAGCGGTTTTGGAGCATATCAAAGTGAAATCGAAGCTCGGTGAAGATATGATAGAACGGTTGTCGAAGAGTATCTAA
- a CDS encoding pentapeptide repeat-containing protein: protein MSKKAKTFAALLETNKKAISKFYYKYIFLIIIFGTILLGIIFYKLGAHIVLFGDTTTALGEYVRTVATVLGGALVLLGLWINNRRVAEQTRQNNINERGQINTRFKDAATLLGSDSVSSILSGIYALHQIALETSIGDKGQRGYVNIIQDILCAYVRENTDTIQNEENGKAWRINKKPTIVIQTIVKVLFKNDKQVYSNLMTDLSDCVLEGINLDESYIANVDFSRTKFIKSSFKNATFVSCYLEDAFIDEVDFSGSSFDKTVFDLSHIKNTSFSKGRISHSDFWNVVFHHVSFKDTLLDNIDFKDADMEDAVNFENTKLGGYSLDEIKAQSGTITKS, encoded by the coding sequence ATGTCGAAAAAAGCGAAAACATTTGCAGCACTATTAGAAACGAATAAGAAAGCTATCTCGAAGTTTTATTATAAGTATATCTTTCTGATTATTATATTCGGAACAATTCTTCTGGGGATTATTTTTTATAAACTCGGTGCCCATATTGTACTCTTTGGCGATACAACTACTGCCTTGGGTGAGTATGTCAGAACAGTAGCAACCGTACTTGGAGGTGCATTGGTACTTTTGGGTTTGTGGATTAATAACAGGAGGGTAGCCGAACAGACCCGTCAGAATAATATTAACGAAAGAGGTCAGATTAACACCCGTTTTAAGGATGCTGCAACATTGTTGGGGAGCGATAGTGTAAGTTCTATTTTATCAGGAATTTATGCTTTGCATCAAATAGCACTCGAGACTTCAATAGGAGATAAAGGACAGAGAGGGTATGTAAATATCATACAGGATATTTTGTGTGCCTATGTACGCGAAAATACCGATACCATTCAGAATGAAGAAAATGGCAAAGCGTGGAGAATCAACAAAAAGCCTACTATTGTCATTCAAACCATTGTAAAGGTTCTGTTTAAAAATGACAAGCAGGTATATAGTAATTTAATGACCGATTTGTCGGATTGTGTTTTGGAAGGCATTAATCTGGATGAGTCGTATATTGCCAATGTCGATTTCTCGCGGACAAAATTTATTAAATCGAGCTTTAAGAATGCGACTTTTGTTTCGTGTTATTTAGAGGATGCCTTTATTGACGAAGTCGATTTTAGTGGAAGCAGTTTCGATAAAACGGTTTTTGATCTCTCACATATTAAGAATACCTCTTTCTCTAAGGGGCGTATTTCTCATTCCGATTTTTGGAATGTAGTCTTTCATCATGTGAGTTTTAAAGATACCTTGCTGGATAATATAGACTTTAAAGATGCCGACATGGAAGACGCCGTGAATTTTGAAAATACCAAATTAGGCGGATACTCTTTGGATGAAATTAAAGCACAATCGGGTACTATAACTAAAAGTTGA